In Acropora palmata chromosome 7, jaAcrPala1.3, whole genome shotgun sequence, one genomic interval encodes:
- the LOC141886760 gene encoding uncharacterized protein LOC141886760 yields MKKNFQGLRENKFIFPEAVEFVPSTSVQEFQHKIHKSAQIRKTTQRNSVGRRGKPILPSGSETFTKMPLPRVRPQSTARADLNQAEKQALIVDVPSNVSLT; encoded by the exons aTGAAGAAGAATTTTCAGGGTTTACGCGAGAACAAATTTATCTTTCCAGAGGCAGTCGAGTTCGTTCCTTCCACCAGCGTTCAGGAGTTTCAGCACAAGATCCACAAGTCTGCGCAGATAAGGAAAACGACCCAGCGCAACAGCGTGGGAAGAAGAGGAAAGCCAATCCTTCCCA GTGGAAGCGAAACGTTCACAAAAATGCCTTTGCCAAGGGTGAGGCCACAATCGACTGCAAGGGCAGATTTAAACCAGGCAGAGAAACAGGCCCTGATTGTGGATGTTCCTTCGAATGTTTCACTCACATAA
- the LOC141887183 gene encoding uncharacterized protein LOC141887183, protein MLCKQENRVPAPPVLKPEISLFLYRHIFNTKFNLGFRLPRSDTCAKCDALHLALQSSGGNDKTRIQRELKEHQEGADLGYQSKKDDKNAAIQSWSGKTRTSGSSNVPNKSKDAVDMITFDFQQNLPTPNLHHNDMFYARQMWTYNFGIHDCVANQGHMFMWDETIAKRGSSEVVSSLQRFFKEFNTGARSLVSYSDGCGGQNKNLTIIGFYSELHRSGVYEVLDHKFLMRGHTFLENDIDFSQIEKRKKSATVYLSEDWFKVVRDANQRKPFIVTEMRQEDFFDWKTYTSARYKRLSKDIDGHRVKLRDIHWLNFGWGEDTDLRTGRRKMFHHPDEVWVHYGFSKDEPWKKIKIVRNTRLSPGTPDHRYNGMLNLAPAEVKDLKKNGV, encoded by the exons ATGTT gtgtaaacaagaaaacaggGTACCAGCTCCTCCAGTCCTTAAACCCGAAATTTCGTTATTTCTGTATCGCCACATTTTTAACACCAAATTTAACTTGGGTTTTAGGCTTCCAAGAAGTGATACTTGTGCTAAGTGTGATGCTTTGCACCTGGCGTTGCAATCGTCTGGGGGTAACGACAAGACTCGAATTCAGAGGGAGCTCAAAGAACATCAAGAGGGAGCTGACTTAGGCTACCAAAGCAAGAAGGACGACAAAAATGCGGCAATACAGAGCTGGTCAGGAAAGACTCGCACGTCTGGCTCCAGTAACGttccaaacaaaagcaaagacGCAGTAGACATGATCACTTTCGATTTCCAGCAGAATCTACCGACGCCAAATTTGCATCACAATGACATGTTCTATGCGCGCCAGATGTGGACGTATAACTTTGGTATCCACGACTGTGTCGCAAACCAAGGGCATATGTTTATGTGGGATGAGACCATCGCGAAACGTGGCTCATCTGAAGTTGTTTCCAGCTTGCAACGGTTCTTCAAAGAATTTAATACCGGAGCAAG ATCCTTAGTAAGCTACTCTGATGGTTGTGGAGGGCAGAATAAAAACCTGACAATCATTGGTTTTTATTCTGAACTTCACCGCAGCGGTGTTTACGAAGTACTAGACCACAAGTTCCTTATGAGGGGGCATACGTTTCTGGAGAATGACATTGACTTCAGCCAGATAGAGAAGCGGAAGAAGAGCGCCACTGTTTACCTGTCGGAGGACTGGTTCAAAGTCGTCCGAGATGCAAATCAGAGGAAACCATTCATCGTTACGGAAATGAGGCAGGAGGACTTCTTTGATTGGAAGACCTACACCTCGGCCCGGTACAAGCGCCTGTCAAAAGACATCGACGGACATCGGGTGAAGTTGCGAGACATCCACTGGTTAAACTTTGGCTGGGGTGAGGACACCGATCTGAGAAccggaagaagaaaaatgtttcatcaccctgatgaagtctgggTGCACTATGGATTCTCGAAAGATGAACCatggaagaaaataaagatcGTGCGTAACACCAGGCTTTCGCCCGGAACACCCGACCACCGCTACAATGGCATGCTGAATCTGGCACCAGCCGAAGTCAAagacctaaaaaaaaatggcgtcTAA